A single region of the Ptychodera flava strain L36383 chromosome 9, AS_Pfla_20210202, whole genome shotgun sequence genome encodes:
- the LOC139140631 gene encoding phospholipid phosphatase 3-like, with the protein MTEIHCCHFILDLIIFLVIQAVVLIPIISAYWPWDQVHDYMELLMPLRNTGFRCEDVDIRYPRVPSFLPEFLDFKLLFYVKYGLLLIPIFGEIIFYCCYTRTRDRDVPECRPCFCYCHLIPVNIIKMIGYYITGLNMTLIAVIYIRTLVGRLRPNFWDTCQPDPTLYVCSQGWLYDDVCTGDRDWIFDAKISFPSEDTSTAFYAFTFIVMYIEARFSVWRGTVLTKGLLQVIFIGLAAFVGLTEIYDNYSYISDVIAGALLGMGAAYVVIYYMSSLFGSSRKRRRVKEDEIEMQTYIVTNNSHNNSNSQETSFVQQKL; encoded by the exons ATGACTGAGATCCACTGCTGCCATTTCATATTGGATCTGATCATATTTTTGGTCATCC AAGCGGTTGTGTTGATTCCCATCATCTCTGCCTACTGGCCATGGGACCAAGTCCACGACTATATGGAGCTGCTGATGCCGCTGCGCAATACGGGCTTTCGATGCGAGGACGTCGACATCAGGTATCCCAGGGTTCCGTCGTTTCTGCCCGAGTTCCTGGATTTCAAGCTGCTCTTCTACGTGAAGTATGGACTACTGCTTATC CCAATCTTCGGTGAAATCATCTTCTATTGCTGCTACACACGGACACGTGACCGCGACGTACCGGAGTGCCGTCCCTGCTTCTGTTACTGTCACTTGATTCCGGTCAACATCATCAAGATGATTGGTTACTACATCACCGGTCTCAACATGACGCTCATCGCGGTCATCTACATCCGGACGCTGGTCGGCAGGCTCCGGCCGAACTTCTGGGACACCTGTCAGCCCGACCCGACGCTGTATGTCTGCTCGCAGGGATGGCTGTACGACGATGTGTGCACTGGGGACAGGGATTGGATTTTCGATGCAAA AATATCTTTCCCTTCTGAAGACACGTCGACAGCATTCTATGCCTTCACCTTCATAGTG ATGTACATTGAAGCACGTTTTTCAGTTTGGAGAGGTACCGTCCTGACGAAGGGTCTCCTACAGGTGATATTCATCGGACTGGCTGCCTTTGTTGGGCTGACTGAAATCTACGACAACTACAGTTACATCAGTGATGTCATAGCGGGCGCCCTTCTTGGTATGGGAGCTGCGTACGTTGTG ATCTACTACATGTCCAGTCTATTCGGTTCAAGTCGAAAACGCCGTCGCGTGAAAGAGGACGAGATCGAGATGCAAACGTACATCGTGACCAACAACAGTCATAACAATTCGAATTCACAGGAGACCTCCTTTGTTCAACAGAAGCTGTAA
- the LOC139140632 gene encoding protein NLRC5-like, with product MTAIAAKAGYTVRIKVDIDPKEYETVQEIMRDISIPPDLPFRPWYRTTYYDKFEDHLLERTRDYNHGRFLIDQVRYDLPMGTLRGEEFFHAFLVPYWYENSYQIPPSLTKATEAALEHHLKKFCKQREIDEENATQTLTERLRETGQHLYENMTKHSASRLDVSWLAKKVPDVELHLYGLVKESETGYSFLSRFLYMYAVALYFSHAVESSEESLLELKDKSAFEICRNSLPHCFAYVCGLLGEKSGPFLEAVASAIAADTPMRYEKLEILGCCLFETKCPKDFAKSLENILGHVTLDLYRTEEIPHPLLYAFTVILNHTAIIQDVAYYSQRDKGHLSEEFIAYIEANKPNSRKTETYEFKISNAREFSVMCKFLRFIPLTHYLNNDSPDYLRGYHSPQAKFLTIEGTNPLTNIKSSTMELFMCVLSYMPSQKTMTLKSLGPKFCREFFLALADRKNKVNVYTRRLLLPNNDLSFKECSPLLAALRLLHSLKELDISKNKLGNAGCAALLPLKRDITLVVDDNGIGGLEDILPFINKDLEFKIRSVIKVSNEKDFEKIQHRLKYVTELDMQDISDELCEKVCDCLPFFTHLGRINFSNRQIKRDVIWLACESINLMRHLKRLELNNCSFPVDTLSHILKSIRPWLKHLSLLGTGAKGEIAESLQHLTKLEDLDLSYNKLTDTDVASITKFVNPALTHLRLSHNEITNCVEDFSHLKQLSLLDLSHNKLQCHLKDLVGNISSTVTCLDVSHNVIENVEQVGRLVTDFQEVQIVNLSHNAFGAVGVQSLLSQTADSQIQSKVDVSHNLASIANIIPYDKEQVLKSMEPNNLEGDEIKLSHNNLEALFKKLDAVTVLEIPSEATLSDAEFKGVCRDIAVLTNLKVLKLSGQIMGTDAVKALSCSFQNLKSLSIIDFSHNNIGDQAAEIFSEAISYTDQLSQLDVSHNVIGDRGLGYLLTGGAPSGGESQTGLAKHCRDLSRLDLSHNAISDASTEIICQLLTESQHLTHIDLSHNQISEHGARKLLDAVSCRKSSQDLKPIDYVDFTQDLIKDEELVKQMRQPYTSREVS from the exons ATGACGGCCATAGCTGCGAAGGCTGGCTACACCGTGAGAATCAAAGTCGATATTGACCCCAAAGAGTACGAAACAGTGCAGGAGATCATGCGTG aTATATCAATTCCACCAGATCTACCTTTTAGACCGTGGTATCGAACTAcctattatgataaatttgaagatCACTTGCTGGAGCGCACCAGAGATTACAATCACGGCAGATTTTTGATTGACCAGGTCAGGTATGACCTACCAATGGGCACTCTGAGAGGCGAGGAATTCTTCCATGCGTTTCTCGTGCCGTATTGGTACGAAAACAGCTACCAGATTCCCCCGTCTCTCACCAAGGCAACCGAGGCTGCCCTTGAACATCActtgaaaaaattctgtaaacaaCGTGAAATAGATGAAGAGAACGCAACGCAGACTTTAACTGAGAGGCTACGTGAAACTGGCCAGCACCTTTATGAGAATATGACAAAGCACAGCGCGAGTAGATTGGATGTGTCGTGGTTGGCGAAAAAGGTCCCAGATGTTGAATTGCATCTCTACGGGCTGGTGAAAGAATCAGAAACAGGATACAGTTTTCTTAGTCGTTTTCTCTACATGTATGCGGTAGCACTGTATTTTAGTCATGCGGTCGAGTCTTCTGAGGAGAGCCTGCTTGAATTAAAAGACAAGAGTGCCTTTGAAATCTGCAGAAACAGTCTGCCTCACTGCTTCGCATATGTCTGTGGTCTGTTAGGTGAAAAGTCGGGCCCATTTCTGGAAGCAGTCGCATCTGCTATTGCCGCAGACACTCCTATGAGGTATGAAAAGTTAGAGATCTTGGGGTGTTGCCTGTTTGAGACCAAGTGCCCAAAAGACTTTGCAAAGAGCCTCGAGAACATCCTAGGACATGTGACATTGGACTTGTACCGAACTGAGGAAATCCCCCACCCTCTCTTGTATGCGTTTACGGTCATCCTGAACCACACAGCTATCATTCAGGACGTCGCATACTACTCGCAGCGTGACAAGGGCCACCTGTCAGAGGAATTCATTGCCTACATTGAGGCCAACAAGCCGAATTCCAGAAAAACAGAAACATATGAATTCAAGATCTCAAACGCCCGTGAGTTCTCGGTGATGTGCAAGTTTCTCAGGTTCATACCACTGACCCATTATCTTAACAATGACTCTCCAGACTATCTGCGCGGGTACCATTCTCCCCAGGCAAAGTTCCTGACGATCGAGGGCACAAATCCCCTGACCAACATCAAGAGTTCTACCATGGAGTTGTTCATGTGCGTGCTGTCGTACATGCCGTCTCAGAAAACGATGACTCTCAAATCGCTGGGTCCGAAATTCTGCAGGGAATTCTTTCTCGCTCTGGCCGATAGGAAGAACAAGGTCAACGTGTACACAAGACGATTGCTTCTTCCGAACAATGACTTGAGTTTCAAAGAGTGTAGCCCTCTCCTGGCAGCCTTGAGGCTCCTACATTCCTTGAAAGAATTGGATATTTCCAAGAATAAGCTAGGCAATGCAGGATGTGCCGCCTTGCTACCTCTGAAACGCGACATTACCCTCGTCGTTGACGACAACGGCATCGGGGGATTGGAAGATATACTGCCCTTCATCAACAAAGACCTTGAGTTCAAAATCCGAAGTGTCATCAAAGTGAGCAACGAgaaggactttgaaaaaattcAGCACAGACTCAAGTATGTGACAGAGCTAGACATGCAGGACATTTCGGACGAGCTTTGCGAGAAAGTGTGCGACTGCTTGCCTTTCTTCACGCATCTAGGGCGCATAAATTTCAGCAACAGGCAAATCAAGAGGGATGTGATCTGGCTGGCGTGTGAATCCATCAACCTAATGAGACACTTGAAACGGCTGGAGCTCAACAACTGCAGTTTTCCCGTGGACACGCTTTCACACATCCTGAAAAGCATCCGCCCGTGGCTAAAGCACCTCAGCCTTCTAGGGACTGGAGCAAAGGGAGAGATCGCTGAGAGCCTCCAACATTTGACGAAGCTTGAAGACCTAGACTTGAGCTACAACAAACTGACGGACACAGATGTGGCTAGCATAACCAAGTTTGTCAACCCAGCCCTGACACATCTACGCCTCAGTCACAACGAAATCACAAATTGTGTCGAAGACTTCAGCCATCTTAAACAGCTCAGTCTCCTGGACCTAAGTCACAATAAATTGCAGTGTCACTTGAAAGATCTGGTAGGTAATATTTCATCAACGGTCACATGTCTGGATGTCAGCCATAATGtgattgaaaatgttgaacagGTGGGAAGGCTGGTTACCGACTTCCAAGAGGTACAGATTGTCAATTTGAGTCATAATGCCTTTGGTGCTGTCGGTGTTCAAAGTTTGCTGAGTCAAACCGCAGACAGCCAAATCCAGAGCAAAGTGGATGTCAGTCATAACCTCGCCAGTATAGCAAACATCATCCCCTACGACAAAGAGCAAGTTTTGAAATCCATGGAACCAAACAACTTAGAGGGTGATGAGATTAAGCTCAGTCATAACAACTTGGAGGCTCTTTTCAAGAAGTTGGATGCTGTCACAGTACTTGAGATCCCAAGTGAAGCCACCTTATCAGATGCTGAGTTTAAGGGTGTTTGTAGAGATATTGCTGTgctcacaaacttgaaagtgttAAAACTCTCTGGCCAAATCATGGGCACTGATGCTGTGAAAGCCTTGTCGTGCAGTTTCCAGAATTTGAAATCACTAAGCATTATTGACTTTAGCCACAATAACATCGGAGATCAAGCTGCTGAGATTTTCAGTGAAGCGATTTCTTACACAGATCAGCTCTCCCAGCTAGACGTCAGCCATAATGTCATAGGAGATCGCGGTCTCGGCTACCTGCTCACTGGAGGTGCGCCCTCTGGTGGTGAGTCACAGACAGGACTAGCCAAGCATTGTAGAGACTTGTCCCGCCTTGACCTTAGTCACAATGCCATCTCTGACGCCAGCACAGAGATCATCTGTCAGCTGCTCACTGAGAGCCAACACCTGACACACATCGACCTCAGTCACAATCAGATATCAGAGCACGGTGCGAGGAAACTGCTTGACGCGGTTAGCTGCCGGAAGTCAAGTCAGGACTTGAAGCCCATCGATTACGTGGACTTCACCCAGGACCTCATCAAAGATGAGGAACTGGTGAAACAGATGAGACAACCCTACACCAGCAGGGAAGTTTCTTAA